The DNA sequence AACAAAAAAAGAAGAAAGATATATTTAAATAATAGCGAAGATAGATTTCCAGTGGAGATTACTCTTCCCGAAAATAGATTTTCGTTTTCATCTCTACCAGAAGGGGCGGCTGTCAGGTTTAAAGGTGAGTTAGACAGAATTACCAATCGTTTTACTGCTTATCAATTTGAAACAAGAACAACTGCTAATCAGTGGGATATTTTCTCATCATTTATCGGAGTGGTCGATCATGTGAACGTAGCTAAGAAGCTAGTTCATGTGATTTTTGATAGAGGTGTCGATACCGTTATTCCATTTTCAAAAACACCTGAGCGACTAATCGTTGGTGATTCAATTAAAGCAAAGCTGTCAAAGTCCAAGACAAAACATGGCACCAAGTACCAAGCGTTAACTATTGCCAAGTCTGATGAAAAGGCCAGTACCAATGTTTTAAAAGAATTCAGTGATGATGTCCGAATTTCTAATGGGCTTGGATTCACCTCGACTGATATTTTTATTGATAGAAATTTATTAGAAGATTGTGATGTTGAAGACGGTGATACTGTTTCGGGAAAAGCCGTATTGAATTATAACAAGAAAAGATCAAGCTGGGGCTGGAAAGCGATAGCTATTAATAATAAAGAGCGCTTTTAATACAAGTTTTGAAAGGGAGTTTTAACGTTGAGTGATGAACAATTTTTTAAGTACATAGATTCAGAAGCACTATGTCAATTTATCAAGCAAGCAGAAGAATCAGTGATATATGCGGCTCCGGGGATAAGAAATGAGGTCGCAGAAGAGTTTGTTAAAATTTCCAATAAGCTAGGTGATGGGATGGTAACTGTATGTTTGGATGTTAGCGAGCATACGGTTCGAATGGGATTTGGTGATATAGATGCGATAAGTCAATTAGAGGAAGTATTAATCATAAATAATATCCCTCAATTGCGATTTGCATTGATTATTGTTGACGGTGTTGGCTATAGCTTTTCTCCAACGGCCTTATATCTCGAAAGTGAAAGCTCAACTAGCTTAGGTTTTAATTCAATTAAAATGACAGATGCGCAAGTGCTGGAAGCTACAACAAGGTTATCTCCCGCAGCCAAAGCAATTGCTTTGGCAACTTGCACATCTGAAGAAGAATATCAGAAAATATCAACAACCATTCCTGAGATCCCCAACAATCCGGTTCAACAGTCAGATATTGAGAAAATCGATCATTCTATCAAAATTAACCCAGTAGCAAAGTTTGATATAACAAGGCAGGTCAGGGTTTATAGCTCATATTTACAATATGTAGAAGTTAAAATGACTGGTGTTGCGATACAGCGGCAAAAGATATCTATACCGAAAGTTTTCCAGTCTCTAGGAGATGAAGACAAGGAATTACAGAATCGATTGAATACTAGTTTTGATCTGCTTGAAAAAGATAACAAACTATCTTCAAAAGAATTGGAAGACAAATTAAAGCAAATCAGAGACGATTTTTCTCCATCATTAGGAAAAAAGCATGGTCGAGTTATGCTTAAATGCAATCGAGACATATTTGATAAAGAGATTGAGAGTCTAAAAAGCGAGTTAAATGCTCATTCAAAAAATGTTAAAGAAAACCTTCAGAAAAGCATTGATGAATCGATAGACAAAATAGCTAAATATTACACACCTATCGTGGAACGGAATCCACCAAATAAATTGATTGGAACTCTTGGTAAAGACGTCGATAGTGATCAAATATTTAAATGGGCAAAAAGGCAGTTAGAAAGAGTTTTCCCAAGCGCGGAAGGTATGATTCAGAAAATGGAGTTATCTGTTATATTTAAAGATATCACTTACGAAAATCTAAATGATAAAGAGTTTTTAGATGCGGTTTTTAATGCGTTCCCAGATACTAACTGGGAGAAAGCGCATCAAGAATATTTAGCTGCTTCAGAAAGTAGTTCATAGCTTTATAGTGATAATTTGTTAAAAAGCGTGACGTTGTAACCGTAAACAATATAGATTTAAAGTGCATAGTCCGAATCCCTTGCTATTAAAGGGATTCAGGCGGTTTCCAAGTACTATTGCTTATCTAGCGAACTTTTTCTCAATAAAAAGGGGCAAAGTTTCCAACTAGGTTTGTAACAAGGCTTGTCGTAAGTCATTGAAAAATATAGGTGCTGAGTTTCCGACTAGAGCTGTCGTGATCACTGGTTGATATAGAATAATAAAAAGCGAGCTTAGGCTCGCTTTTTTTGTTATGTTAGCCATTGACTTTAAAGATAATCAAACATTAAAAAACTTTGGAAGGGATTCATTTTGTTAATTAAAAATTTAAAAGTATATCGCCAATTATACCTAGCTTTATATGGGCTTACTTTTTGTTTTTACTCTTCTATATTATGTTTTTTTTCGATTGCCTCTTATGCAGAGGAAAATGTTTCCCCACTTATTGTTAAAGAAATATACGAGAAAGATAAGAGTTTGTGCTCATCGGTTATATATTCTATTAAGAAAACTGCTGCTAAAAACTATCAAAAGTTAAATACAGCACAAAAGGAAGCAATGACATTAAGTTATTTGACGACTCATGGTGTAAAGAATGTTTTAAGTATTGGTAAGGAGACCATTTTATGGTCAAAAAAAAGTGTGAAGTTTGAAAGTCTTGATGGTGATGAAATTAGGGAAGATGAGTTTATATACGCAGATATTAATAATGACGGAAAATCTGAGTTTGTAGTTAAGCTTCCTGACTTAACTGATGTGTCTGATGGGTTTGGTTGGTGGGTATACCCTAGATTTAATCCCTATATTCAAGAGGCTTTATCTTTGCTAGATGCTAAACAATCGGTAGGTTTTAGTTATAGGGATAACAATATAAACATCTCTTACAGTGATACTTATCAGCCAGTTGCACGAAATTTCCATTTTGAATTTATCACTCTCAATAACCATGTATATGTATTGTTAATGTTGCATTATGGTTATTCATCTGTTTCTCAGGAAAATGTAATTTTGGCAGACTTAAATGAAAAGTATCAGATCAAAAATCAAATTTGCCACTATGAGTTAAGTTTACAAAAATAGAGTGCATTTGTGTGTGAAATTAATATATACAGGAACAAGCAAAATTAATTGGTATGTCGCGGTGGCGACGGCACCCAAAGGGAGACTGCCTCCGGCCTCCCTTTGGAATCCCACGGAGCTGCTGCATCAAACGTAATCCAACATTCAGCTCAATATTTTCGACCTAACAGCAATGAAGGCACATCCTTGTGCCACATTGCTTTTGCCATCATCCATGATGGCAATAGGTGAATATTGTGCCTCACACCGGCGTTTGAAGAAGCAGACTTGGTGCTTGTTTCTTCTATCGTGCATCACACACGTTGAAACTAACGACAGTGATATAGCGATCACCAATTCCCATCTCAGTGAATAGATCTCAATTTTTAAAGTGTCAGTCAAGCTGAGCCATGGATGGCGAAGACTGCCGCTTTTCATGGACGAATATCGGCAGGTATTGACTGTAAACTCAAAATTGATGATTTATGTTTTCACTGAGTGGGCGCTCTGGGGATTGAAAAGGGGAGCGGAGCGGTCGTTCCCCTTTTCGTGCTGTCGCCACCGCGACGCCAAGCAGAAAAAAGAACTCCAAGCCTATGAACTTACCCACAGGCTTCAGATAACAGCAAAAAAGCATTATTTTTGTTTAACAATCTCACCTGATTTCATGACAAAATCAACATCAAGTAAGGCTTTGATATCGTTAAGTGGGTTGTCGTTAGTAGCTATAATATCCGCTATTTTTCCTGCTTCAATTGTCCCTAAAGACTTCGATTGGCCGATAAGATCGGCTGCATGAATGGTGGCAGACTTTAAAATATCTTGTGGCGTCATGCCTGCGTTAAACATTAATACCGCTTCTTTAGCATTGTTACCATGTTTAGAAACGCCGCTGTCAGTACCGTAGGCAATTTTAACACCTGAGTTATAAGCGCGTTTAAAGTTCTTAATCATATCACCGCCTACACGAATCGCTTTAGCGCTTATTGCCGGTGACATAAAGTTAGTATTTTTTGCTAAGTTAACCACGGTATCCCCAGCCATTAAGGTTGGTACTAGGTATGCGCCAGTTTCTTTAAATAATTTAATACTTTCTTCATCGGCGTAGCTGCCGTGTTCAATACTATCAACACCTGCTCTTAACGCGGCATTTATACCTGATGCGGCATGTGCATGGCTGGCAACTTTTCGCCCTAACGCGTGTGCGGCATTAATCACTTCTTTTAATTCATCATCTGCCATTTGTTGCCCTGTACCGGTATCAGTGTCGGATAAAACGCCGCCGGTTGATGTGATTTTAATAACATCAGCGCCAAATTTTATTGCATGACGCGTAGCGCGGCGACAATCAAAAGGACCATCACAGATTGTTTTTGCCGTATGCATCGCTAATAAATCTGGGCTCATACCATCAACGTCACCATGACCTCCAGTTACCGCAACGTTACTGCCTGCTGCTATGATTCTGGGGCCTTGTAAATATCCTTTGGCGATGCCATCACGCAGTGCGAAGCTTTGTTCTGGGCTACCGCCTAAATCCCGTACCGTTGTAAAGCCAGCGAGTAAGGTTTTTTTAGCAAAATATGCGCTTTTAACTAATTTGTCTGAATCAGACATTCTTAGTTTTTCTCTATCGTTATTCGGTCCTAGTTCGCCTTGTAGGTGAACGTGCATGTCCATTAAACCCGGCATAACGTAACTACTTGATAAATCAACTAGCAGGGCATCTTTTGCAATATCACTAGCCGCGATAAAGCCAGATTTCATCTGAGTGATTTTGCCATCGGTGACCACTATTGTTTGTTTAGATAATAATGGCTTACCAGGTATAGCTAAGACTTTTCCGGCATGAATAACTTGTGTCTTTGACTGGGCTTGATTGCAAGTAAGGATAGAAAGCACTAGTGCTATCGTTAGGCTAGCTTTTAGTAGAAATTTCATTATGTATTCATTCTTATTGTTTATAATTCGAACTCTACCATAGCAATCTTGCTGGTAAGGGAAAATAAAAAATCGCTGAATGAAAGAAACTCATCGTTGAATGGCGGGTAAACCGTAAACTTGAGTAAACGGGATTATTGTCATTTCAAAATTACGCTGCGGCAGAATGTACTCTAGATTAACCTTTTGAGCGTTTCAATATCAGATAACTTCCTTTAGCAGCTGTTATCCTAGCTCAAAAGTAGTAATACCAAAGATTTTTTCATTGTTAATATCAGGTAGCCCTTTTTGGTACATTCTTGCTGTGGCAAAGACAACGGTCATATCAAGGGATTCGGCCAGCTGAACAGCATCATCATTATTTTCAGGTACATCTAAAAGGACGCTTTCTCCGGAAATATCGGTTTGTAAAGCGCTTAGTAATTGCTTGGCTATATCAATATTATCCGCAAATAAAGGGCCTATTTTGTAGCCTTGATGACATTGACGCCTAACAGCAAAACCTTGAACTTTACCGTTTGCTTTAAATAATACTGATTTACCGTTTTCTTGAGTTATCCATGCTTTGAGAAAGTTATCTCTTGGCGCAGGAAAGCATTGTCTGTCATAGCTAAGCAGCGCAGGTAGATCATCAGCAGTAATGCTGCGCACAGTTGCTGAATGCTTGCCTGAAGCCGAGGCCGTAAACTGGTAACGTTTATTTTGATAAAAAGGGATGTAACCAATGCGCTGATAGATTGCTACATTCTCTAAAACACCATCAATGCCTATATTACGGTTTGCACAATAGTTAAGCCGATGTTTGGTTAGCTCAAGCCCGTAACCTTTGCCACGATGTTGTGGGGCAACAATATAAAGGCCGCAAAAAGCAAAGTTATCGTCATATACCACGGCAATACCTACCGCGACTATTTCACCGTCGACTTCGCCAACGAAAAAGCCGTTAGGATCTGCTTGGTAGAATAGTTCAGCATCATTGATTCCAGGGTTCCAGCCTTCTTGCTTTGCCCAGTCAACGGCAATAGCAACTTCATCTTGGCGCATAGTGCGAATGTTTAACTTTGAACTTGCCATTTGCTTTCCCTTTTTGCTTTTTTTGTATGCTAAACAATAATTTCTGCTATGGCAATACGCGACTATAACGCCTTGCTCTCGTGTATTTATTCGCTGTCGTAGCGCAGGAACAAGCCCCTTTTTGTGCAGGTGCTACTGCGATACTAACCAAAGCTGTCAGCGTAAACGACTTAAAGGAAAAGCAAAGCTTGATATACGAAATCATTAGTAGAAAAGGCTTGTCTGATTTTTGAACGAATGCTATAAAAATAAAAGCAATGACTAATAGGAATATTTGATGATGGATTATCGCGAGTCAACGGTGAGTTTAGGCACAACAGATAAATTACGTTGTCCTCTATGCGGAAACCAACAGCACAGCGTTAGTTCAGTTATTACCTACAGCTTCTATATTATTGAATATTTGCCGATTTTCCCTGTAAAACGTGATACACGTGTACAGTGTTTACAATGTCAAAACCTTGCTGATGTTGCTAACAACACCGCAGATTTAAAGCTGATCTTTTCAGACTTTGCTTTAGCTCTTTTTAGCAAACTACGTTTGTTGAGTACCTTCACTGGTAGTTTCATGCTTATCTTACTTTTAAGTTGGTACTTTTCACAAGAGCAAGAAAAACAGCGGCTAAGTCAAAGTTATATTGCAGCACCTAAAGTGAATGACTTTTATTATTTAGATTATCGACAAAGTGTAGGGGACAGACGGCCGCTTCATAACTATCGCGTTGCTAAAGTTGTCGATATTACTGGCAGTACGGTATCTCTTAGTTATGGTAATTACTTTTATCCGTTAAAAAAATCGCTTACCGATGCCGTGCTTTTTGGTCATAGCACTAACTTTGATTATTTTGAAAAACAGCGTCACAATTATTCGCCAGCAGAGCTACAAAGCTTGTTTGAACAAGGCTTTGTGTATCGCGTTGTCCGGCCTGAGTTTGCTTATATAGGTCGAAATATGGCGGTTTATATGATTGATGGTCATGCTGTAACCAACCCTACCGTTGCCAAAGAGCCTTGGGTTTATATTGCCGGTAAACGGGAGAATACTCGAGGAATGGCGATTCTTAAGGTTGTGCATGATAATGAGCGCTTTGATAAAGCGTTTAAATTGTTTAAGCAATCTGCAGAGTTAGGTTATGCCCCAGGGCAAACTAATTTGGCTGAACTTTACTTAACAGATATTGATTATGAGGGCAGTGGTAATGTAGAAATGGCAGCTCGTTGGCTATTTCAGGCTGCTTTACAAGGCTATCAGCCTGCTATTGAAAAGTACCGGGTGATTTGTGCTCAGGAAGATAATTGCGATATTGCTGATTTTTACCAAGCACTAAACGAAGCGGGCGCAACTTATGAAATCCATTAAAGCTAAGCATTTCATTGCAGCTGTAACATAGCGCTGCAAGCTAACTAAGACAATTACCCTAATAGATTGTCAAAGAGTCGAAAGCCCGACCTCACTGGCTTGGCTAATTTTCTTTGTATTGCATTAAGAGTCCAGTAAAATAGTCAGCCCTAACACATCAAGCAAAGGTTAATAATGAAACGCGTTGTTTTATATGTCTCAGATAAATGTCCTCATTGTCGAGAAGCCAAGAAGTATTTAGATGATAACGGTATTCAATACCGATTAACCAATGCCAAAATGCAGCGTGGTAGAAAAGAGCTTGATGCCATTGGCGCACGTTCTGTACCGGTTTTAAAAATTGGCAACGAAGTTATGATTGGTTGGAATGTGAAAAACTTTAAAAAGCTTTATGGGGCTGGTTAATTTATTATCTTTAAGTGATTGTTAATTTGTGGTTTTTCTCAGGGAAAGCGCATTGTATATTTTCTAACATAAAGTTATTATGAACAGCCTTCAGCGTACTGTAAACTTAAGCGTATTATATTACTTCATGGACTTTATTAAAAAGGGAACATACTTCATGTCTTTCATCAGAAATAATAAACAATCATTGCTGTCATTAAGCGTAGCGCTTGGCATAAGCTTGCTTTCTGCTTGCGGTGGCTCTAGCGACTCAAATGAGACTCCACTTACTCCACCTGCTAATAATGGCGCTAACGAGCCTACTTGGGTTCAAGGTGTTTTCCAACCATCGAGTGACTTTGTTGCTCAATGTCAATCGCCACGCAGCGGTAGTAGCCCAATTACAGGCATAGCGTACCCGGATAAAGCGGGCAGTGAACTTCATGAAAAGCATTGGCAACGTGCTTTTACTCACGAAACCTATCTTTGGTATAAAGAAGTTGTTGATAAAGACCCTAAAAACTTTGGTCTGGTTGAATACTTTAACCAGCTGAAAACAACGGCTGTGACTGACTCAGGCGCGCCGAAAGATCAGTTTCACTGGATGCAGCCCACAAGTGAAGTGGAAGAGCAAACTCAGCTTGGCGTTACCTATGGTTATGGTATCAGTTTTGACTTTCAAAGCAGTCAAGTGCCGAGAAGTTGGCAAGTAAAAAATGTTACTCCAGATACACAAGCATTTGATTTAGGCGTATCTCGCGGCTCTAAGCTGTTAGAAATCGATGGCATTGATTTTGTAAATACCGTCAGCCAAAGTGATGTAGATGCGATTAATGATGCCATGTTTAGTCGCAATGAAGGCGAGTCTCATACCTTTAAGTTTGTTGATATTAACAATGTAGAGTATGAAGTTATCCTGCAAACCGCAGCTATTTCAGGTAAGCCATTACAGCTTGCCAAAACCATAGATACCGCCCAAGGGAAGGTTGGCTATTTATTATTAAATTCCTTTAATAATACTGTGGTTGAGAAAGATCTATTTGAACAATTTACCCAATTCTCAAATGAGCAAATTACTGATTTAGTGGTTGATTTGCGTTACAACGGTGGCGGCTTTATCGCATTATCTTCACAACTTGCTTATATGGTTGCTGGTGAAGTTGCCACACAAAATAAGTTATATGAACGTATTGTTTATAATGACAAAATTGCCAGTGAAGTGATTCCATTTTTTGATGTCACCCTCGATTTACGTCGCCTTATAGGTGGTGATTCTATCATTCAAGAAAATCAGCCATTGCCTACGCTTGATTTGCCACGTGTCTATGTCTTAACGACAGGCTCGTCGTGCTCTGCTAGTGAATCTTTTATTAATGCGCTAGTGGGCGTTGGCGTTGAAGTGATTCAAATTGGTGATACAACCTGTGGTAAGCCTTATGGCTTTGTTAGTGAAGATAACTGTGGTTCAACTTATTTTACGGTGCAGTTTAAAGGTGAAAACCATTTAGGTTTTGGTGATTACGCTGATGGCTTAATTCCAACTGAATTACCAGAAGCGGGCAAAGACTATCAAATACAGGGATGTCCAATACAAGAAGATTACTTAAACGCTTTAGGGGATGAGCAAGAAATTCTCCTTTCAAGTGCTTTATATTACCTTGCTCATAATACTTGTCCTGAGATTGAAAACAATGCAAGTTTAACGCTAACTCAGTCGACAACGCCTAGGGTAAATGCAGCTAGCAGTGTCGGTACTGGCCCTGCGGTGAAAACTCGCACGCCACGACAAGATGCTATTATTAGCGATATATATTTTGATAAGTTTCGCGATATTAAATCTAAAGTAGGTGAGCAGTAATGACATTGAAATCTTTACTATTTATTGGTTTAACTATGACTTCATTGGCTGCATGCTCAATTCGTGCCCATGAATCAGTTGCCGCGCTTTTACCAGAAAATAGCAGTGAAGCGCGTGCAGAAATAGTGGCAACAGTGAGTAAAGCGCTAGGCGGTAAGCAAGTGCCTATTGCCCAAGATGTTTTTCAAGAATCGAGTAAGTTATTACTTACTGCAGCACCAGTAAGCTCACCATCGGGTGTTAAGGTATTACCAAAGGAAGCAAAAAAAGCCTTAGTGTTTGAGTTACGAAAGCAAGGGGATAACTGCTTACTTAAACGTGCCGATACCCAGCAAGAATGGCCGCTACAAACTAAACTGTGTATTGCTAAGTAAACAGTTTGCTATAGCAAGCGCTATTAAGTTTTAAGTGATGGTGTTCAAATATATTTAGTCAGTGGCTTTAATTTACCATGAGGTAAATTAAAGCCACATATGAGCTGTTAGTGATAGCAAGTGAATTAAGCCTTAAAATCTAACATTGGCAATTTGTCGCACTTTTGGACGAGATTGCGTTTCTGTAACTGGCTTACTCGCCGTAGGGCTCTCTTGTGTTTTAAATTGTGAGACCTGTTCAAGTAATTGCTGTGCTTCACTTTCTAGTGATTTACTGGCTGCCGCAGCTTCTTCAACTAAGGCAGAATTCCGCTGGGTCATATCGTCCATATTACTTACAGCACTGTTGACTTCATTAATACTTGCAGCTTGATCTTTACTGGCCATTTCAATTTGTGAAATCATAGTGACGACATCTTCTACCGAGACAATTAAATCTTTAAAGGTATTGCCGGTACGATCGACTAGGCTGCTACCTTGACTTACCGCTTCGACACTGTCATTGATTAAGCCTTTAATTTCTTTCGCTGCTGAGGCACTTCTTTGTGCTAAATTTCTAACTTCACTGGCAACAACGGCAAAACCACGACCCTGCTCGCCAGCTCTAGCTGCTTCTACTGCAGCATTTAATGCCAATAAATTGGTTTGAAAAGCAATTTCATCAATAACGCCGATAATATCGGAGATCTTTTTACTCGACTTTTCAATGGCTGCCATGGCTTCTATAGCACTTGATACCACTTGACCACCTTCACTTGCTCTATCCATGGCATTTTGCGATTTCTTTGTCGCTTCACTGGCATTATTGGCATTTTCCTGAACAGTCTGAGTTAACTGTTCCATTGTTGATGAGGTCTCTTCAAGGTTTGCAGCTTGTGATTCGGTACGTTCGCTTAAGTCTTGGTTACCTTGTGTTAACTCTTTTGATGCGCCAAAGACATTATTGGCTGAGTCAGTCACAGAGCTAAACATTTTACTAAGGTTTACAGTTAAATCATTGATTGAATCGGCGAGCACATTAAACTCTGTACCCAAATCATCGTCAACGCTCGCGGTTAAATCACCATTAGCCATAGCAAGCAAAGATGCTTTTATGGCCGATACGGCAAATTTTCGTTTAGTGACATCAACTGCGTACTTAACGACTTTATAAGGTCGACCGTTTACATCATAAATAGGGTTGTAAGAGGCCTGAATCCAGACGGTTTTGCCGTGTTTACCTATCCGCATATATTCGCCAGAGTCGAACTCGCCATTGTTTAGTTTTTGCCAAAATGCTTTATATTCTAGGCTTTGCGCATAATCTTGCTCGGCAAACATGCTGTGGTGTTTACCTTTAATCTCTTCAAGTCGGTAACCCATGGTTTGTAAGAAGTTGTCATTGGCGGTGATAATGCTGCCATCCATATTAAATTCAATCACCGCTTGCGATTTACTGATGGCATCAATTTGCCCTTGATAATCGGCTTGGCGTAGTTTTTCTGCGGTAATATCACTGGCGAATTTAACCACTTTAAATGGTTTGCCATTTAAATCTAAGATAGGGTTGTAACTTGCGTGTATCCAAATTTCTTTATTACCTTTGCCTAAACGCTTATATTCACCACTGTCGTATTTTCCTTCATTTAAATTGCGCCAAAATGCTTGGTATTCAGGGCTATTAGCATAAGCTGGCTCGGCAAACATGCGATGATGTTGACCGACTATCTCGTCTAAGCTGTAGCCCAAGGTATTTAAGAAGTTTTCATTAGCGGTGATGATGGTGCCATCCATATTAAATTCAATCACCGCTTGAGATTTACTGATGGCATCAATTTGCCCTTGATAATCGGCTTGGCGAAGCTTCTCTTTGGTAATATCTGTGGCAAACTTGATAATACTAACAACCTGGCCGTTTTCATCTAGTACTGGGTTATACGAAGCTTGTATCCATATTTCTTTGCCATTTTTTCCTATACGTTGATACTCACCTGAATCAAATATACCCTCATTGAGTTTTTGCCAAAAGCGCTGGTATTCATCACTTTGGTGATACTCAGGCTTAGTAAACATTCGGTGATGTTTACCGACAATTTCCTCTAAATCGTAGCCTGTTGTACTAAGAAAGTTTTCATTGGCTGTTTTTATCGTGCCATCTAATTCAAATTCGATAACTGCTTGCACACGATTTAATGCGTCTACCTGTGAAATAAGTAATTGAACGTCTTGATGTTGACTACTTTGTTTGGTCATTGTGAATTCCCTCTCTTAACTTAGGTAGGCTGTAATGCTTTGTTGATGTTGAGTTTTTCTAACTATAGTTAGCGATCTAAATTCTTGCCAATTTCAATTTGTAAAAATGTAATTAATATACAAGACCTTATGAATACTAAGGTTATATTTACGTTTAATAGCGCTGTGTATAAGAATAGCGCTGTTTATAAGAAATAGAGCTAACCCTATTTATAATGGACTTGGACTCGCTTGCAGTTTATTCGCACTGCTCTAAGCTTAATGTAATAGGTGGAGAGGTGTGATGACAGCAGATGACTTAGAGCGCATGAATACTATTGCAGATAAAGCGCTAAACCAAGTAGCTAGCATTGATGAGTTAAAAGAGTTTAATCAGTTACTTACACAGTGGGAGCAATTGCCAACCATAAATTTGGTTGAGGGTGATTTTGCTAGTATGACTGAGATTAAAAAGTATTAATTTATTAGCTTAGGCAGCAAAAAGGTAGTAACGATAACTTACTACCTTTTTTATATGCTGATGACCCGTCCTAAATAAGATAAGCCTAGTTGAATGGTATTGTTAGCGTTTGTGCATTTGTTCCCGTTATACATTTGCGAAAATTTTTATAAATGTATGCTTGTTGATTAACGTCAAACTTAGGCGAAATAACGAATCTATTATTACCTCGTTGGCTAAGCGCGATAGTAAGATACAGTCCCTTGGTTTATAGCGAAGTAATACTAATGACAGTTGATATAAATAGCCGTTATGGCTTAAATCCTCCGCACAGTGAAGTGGTTGAGGCGTGTAAAATAATTCAGCCTTGTAAGGCGTTAGATATGGGCTGCTCAAACGGTCGAAATGCCTTGTATCTTAGCCAGCTTGGTTTTGATGTAACCGCAATTGATGCTAATCCTAGCGCCATAGATATGCTGCAAACGATTAGCAGCCAAGAGCAGCTCGGTAATATTAACGCGCAAGTTTACGATATTAATGATGCCAGCTTAGAAGAGGACTATGGTTTTATTTCTTGTACAGTCACCTTGATGTTTTTAGCGCCTGCACGTATTGCAGAGGTTATTGCAGATATGCAAAAGCGTACTTTACCTGGTGGTTATAACTTGATTGTCTGTGCCATGAATACCGATGCTCATCCGTGTCCTGTTCCTTTTCCATTTACTTTAGCAGAAGAGCAGTTATCTGAAGCGTATAGCGGCTGGCAGCTTATA is a window from the Litorilituus sediminis genome containing:
- a CDS encoding tetratricopeptide repeat protein, producing the protein MMDYRESTVSLGTTDKLRCPLCGNQQHSVSSVITYSFYIIEYLPIFPVKRDTRVQCLQCQNLADVANNTADLKLIFSDFALALFSKLRLLSTFTGSFMLILLLSWYFSQEQEKQRLSQSYIAAPKVNDFYYLDYRQSVGDRRPLHNYRVAKVVDITGSTVSLSYGNYFYPLKKSLTDAVLFGHSTNFDYFEKQRHNYSPAELQSLFEQGFVYRVVRPEFAYIGRNMAVYMIDGHAVTNPTVAKEPWVYIAGKRENTRGMAILKVVHDNERFDKAFKLFKQSAELGYAPGQTNLAELYLTDIDYEGSGNVEMAARWLFQAALQGYQPAIEKYRVICAQEDNCDIADFYQALNEAGATYEIH
- a CDS encoding S41 family peptidase, yielding MSFIRNNKQSLLSLSVALGISLLSACGGSSDSNETPLTPPANNGANEPTWVQGVFQPSSDFVAQCQSPRSGSSPITGIAYPDKAGSELHEKHWQRAFTHETYLWYKEVVDKDPKNFGLVEYFNQLKTTAVTDSGAPKDQFHWMQPTSEVEEQTQLGVTYGYGISFDFQSSQVPRSWQVKNVTPDTQAFDLGVSRGSKLLEIDGIDFVNTVSQSDVDAINDAMFSRNEGESHTFKFVDINNVEYEVILQTAAISGKPLQLAKTIDTAQGKVGYLLLNSFNNTVVEKDLFEQFTQFSNEQITDLVVDLRYNGGGFIALSSQLAYMVAGEVATQNKLYERIVYNDKIASEVIPFFDVTLDLRRLIGGDSIIQENQPLPTLDLPRVYVLTTGSSCSASESFINALVGVGVEVIQIGDTTCGKPYGFVSEDNCGSTYFTVQFKGENHLGFGDYADGLIPTELPEAGKDYQIQGCPIQEDYLNALGDEQEILLSSALYYLAHNTCPEIENNASLTLTQSTTPRVNAASSVGTGPAVKTRTPRQDAIISDIYFDKFRDIKSKVGEQ
- a CDS encoding glutaredoxin family protein, encoding MKRVVLYVSDKCPHCREAKKYLDDNGIQYRLTNAKMQRGRKELDAIGARSVPVLKIGNEVMIGWNVKNFKKLYGAG
- a CDS encoding metal-dependent hydrolase family protein, producing the protein MKFLLKASLTIALVLSILTCNQAQSKTQVIHAGKVLAIPGKPLLSKQTIVVTDGKITQMKSGFIAASDIAKDALLVDLSSSYVMPGLMDMHVHLQGELGPNNDREKLRMSDSDKLVKSAYFAKKTLLAGFTTVRDLGGSPEQSFALRDGIAKGYLQGPRIIAAGSNVAVTGGHGDVDGMSPDLLAMHTAKTICDGPFDCRRATRHAIKFGADVIKITSTGGVLSDTDTGTGQQMADDELKEVINAAHALGRKVASHAHAASGINAALRAGVDSIEHGSYADEESIKLFKETGAYLVPTLMAGDTVVNLAKNTNFMSPAISAKAIRVGGDMIKNFKRAYNSGVKIAYGTDSGVSKHGNNAKEAVLMFNAGMTPQDILKSATIHAADLIGQSKSLGTIEAGKIADIIATNDNPLNDIKALLDVDFVMKSGEIVKQK
- a CDS encoding GNAT family N-acetyltransferase, translated to MASSKLNIRTMRQDEVAIAVDWAKQEGWNPGINDAELFYQADPNGFFVGEVDGEIVAVGIAVVYDDNFAFCGLYIVAPQHRGKGYGLELTKHRLNYCANRNIGIDGVLENVAIYQRIGYIPFYQNKRYQFTASASGKHSATVRSITADDLPALLSYDRQCFPAPRDNFLKAWITQENGKSVLFKANGKVQGFAVRRQCHQGYKIGPLFADNIDIAKQLLSALQTDISGESVLLDVPENNDDAVQLAESLDMTVVFATARMYQKGLPDINNEKIFGITTFELG